One genomic window of Euwallacea fornicatus isolate EFF26 chromosome 7, ASM4011564v1, whole genome shotgun sequence includes the following:
- the LOC136340027 gene encoding uncharacterized protein isoform X4 produces the protein MGNILCCLAKRNNTTENVTGGMRGPQQQFRPGRFDGSQNERRGRTAGLEIPEGVRSYQNEAQVPNVSMAREASKKFAGNKNPPKGQCEFQNVRPLIVSHKAKTVKTNWGSFGLTLSDRIEARQSPSSHSSEPKNHTKPIPQEFDRMNFKNRAITTDATFTQANAQSQTQLERISTTNSKKNNSKPFNHQADLSQQRQIADTTVPSPTAFFHPVEIESEGNDVKNTKNRSSTYDNVTPDQHLPSTPTSPRGLDYRGSSQKSLTNFSPTMITNSSTVNLVELSKDYKTANKPPKMNWIKSKNKCFTLHQRNTSSLKNFAPDESLSSVCSSPINNSWISAYDENLGETSGMPRELSGVTATSTEVDELSLPKRQKVLLPEKAISHDDAAKSRNSPAEYSNYTHINQGTEYEKRNDDFGPTPQSLHYKNINPPINDFDPFEHDRDFSSASLGVTSRYVAEEKIYPVPLARSSSKFVLKRAHLVETLPEDLIQLDSKEREYAETHFPVNDESEDNRIWNSEKKDISSGDKVDELDHSKNFQVDPKTQLSYNFHKQISQSINVSQKESSQEIKWNVEESCREDTESSNSGLNLAFEPKAISETNKSSPEALGYIDSLLRIHATEEPSKKADDPVSKVPVDLIDPTDAAADEAIFYTSSLTTLSTEECPKKIYDTAEENVDFKTLSNANGDARPDQQEGTREKQLDDGSRFYDEATEEPLRFFGKDATIYERKPQYSAFDIDTTDIQERYQEKQGTPSAEARQINFSSLVASKPAIETSEDISRNNTLKDDAANPPTRTDQHFREGQAFKFDEELRESLVKSSGDSSILQFSAANPVDNEDARTSNGQELINSLSMSKRKTTSWSSKMSEDSNSFPSIESTIHFDAISQRNRSPVIDPSANYSYDNHFDLGTDNATGLPYLQPRDKKPKLDSDLDFQESVYHKPHYEFREIAEDYGKGQFPAEFNIDWSNCDIKSMVKSLIKSTEGVIPPPSEPVCVEEATLEAETQFPKALQAEGPSKSDTDEDNQTELQKRIIQNLEQIRQKAKPFEKEIEDFTELEDSNKHYYIEESLRRLIDKLDDLYDDIGDDHMLRLKRKEVYRYIFPMFDDLDNKVKFNRSRIENNLMG, from the exons ATGGGAAATATATTATGCTGCTTGGCGAAGAGGAACAACACCA ccGAAAATGTTACTGGTGGAATGCGTGGGCCCCAGCAACAGTTCCGCCCTGGTCGATTTGATGGATCGCAAAACGAACGGAGGGGTCGTACTGCTGGGTTGGAAATACCAGAGGGGGTGCGAAGCTATCAAAATGAAGCTCAAGTCCCGAACGTTTCAATGGCAAGAGAAGCCTCAAAGAAGTTCGCAG GGAACAAAAATCCTCCCAAGGGTCAGTgtgaatttcaaaatgttcgTCCTTTAATCGTTAGCCACAAGGCGAAGACAGTCAAAACGAACTGGGGGTCATTCGGATTAACTCTCTCGGACCGAATTGAAGCCCGGCAATCACCATCTTCGCACTCTTCCGAACCGAAAAATCATACCAAGCCCATTCCTCAAGAATTTGATAGAATGAACTTTAAGAATAGAGCCATCACTACAGATGCAACATTTACCCAAGCAAATGCTCAATCACAAACTCAGTTAGAACGTATATCAACAACTAATTCAAAGAAGAACAATTCGAAGCCTTTCAACCATCAGGCAGACCTATCTCAACAGCGACAAATTGCTGATACTACAGTTCCCTCACCAACTGCGTTTTTTCATCCTGTGGAAATCGAATCCGAAGGAAATGATgttaaaaatacgaaaaatagaagcagcacttatGATAACGTGACACCTGATCAGCATCTGCCTTCAACACCGACTTCACCTCGAGGTTTAGATTATAGGGGTTCATCGCAAAAATCGCTAACTAACTTTTCCCCAACCATGATTACTAATTCCTCTACAGTAAATCTAGTTGAACTATCAAAGGATTACAAAACTGCCAACAAGCCACCGAAGATGAATTGGATTAAGTCGAAAAACAAGTGTTTTACACTTCATCAACGTAATACCTCTTCTCTAAAGAATTTTGCTCCCGATGAGTCGCTCAGCTCTGTTTGTTCAAGTCCCATCAATAATAGCTGGATTTCCGCATATGATGAGAACCTGGGTGAAACTTCTGGAATGCCAAGGGAGTTATCAGGAGTCACTGCAACATCTACCGAAGTGGATGAATTATCTCTGCCCAAACGTCAAAAGGTGCTTCTCCCTGAAAAGGCAATTTCACACGATGATGCTGCAAAGTCACGTAATTCTCCTGccgaatattcaaattatacACACATAAATCAAGGGACtgaatatgaaaaaagaaatgatgaTTTCGGACCTACGCCACAATCACTACACTATAAGAACATCAACCCGCCAATAAACGATTTCGATCCGTTTGAACATGATAGAGATTTCTCAAGTGCTTCTCTTGGAGTAACATCTAGATATGTAGCCGAAGAGAAGATTTATCCAGTTCCACTAGCAAGATCTTCTAGCAAATTCGTATTGAAACGCGCTCATCTTGTTGAAACTCTTCCTGAAGACTTGATCCAACTTGACTCAAAAGAGAGAGAATATGCAGAGACTCATTTTCCCGTAAACGATGAATCAGAAGATAATCGCATTTGGAATTCTGAGAAGAAGGATATTTCCTCTGGTGATAAAGTGGATGAATTGGACCATTCGAAGAACTTTCAGGTTGATCCAAAGACACAACTTAGCTACAATTTCCACAAGCAAATATCACAAAGTATTAATGTATCGCAGAAAGAGTCATCACAGGAAATTAAGTGGAATGTTGAAGAATCCTGTAGAGAAGACACTGAATCTTCCAATTCCGGTCTAAACCTTGCTTTTGAACCTAAAGCAATTTCTGAAACTAACAAATCTTCCCCTGAGGCCTTAGGATACATTGACTCCTTATTACGTATACATGCAACTGAAGAACCATCCAAGAAAGCTGATGATCCTGTATCTAAGGTTCCTGTTGATTTAATAGATCCAACAGATGCAGCAGCTGATGAGGCTATCTTTTACACTTCTTCACTTACCACTCTTTCAACTGAAGAATGTCCGAAGAAAATTTATGATACAGCTGAGGAGAAtgttgattttaaaactctATCGAACGCAAATGGTGACGCGAGACCTGATCAACAGGAGGGAACAAGGGAGAAGCAACTTGATGATGGCTCACGTTTCTATGACGAAGCAACCGAAGAGCCTCTACGATTTTTTGGTAAGGATGCAACTATATATGAGCGAAAACCACAGTATTCTGCTTTTGATATAGACACAACAGATATTCAAGAACGATATCAAGAGAAGCAAGGAACTCCAAGTGCCGAAGCccgacaaattaatttttcaagtctAGTTGCATCCAAACCAGCCATAGAAACATCTGAAGacatttcaagaaataataCTCTTAAAGATGATGCAGCTAACCCACCGACGAGGACTGATCAACATTTCCGGGAAGGGCAAGCATTCAAGTTTGATGAAGAATTAAGAGAAAGTCTTGTGAAATCTTCCGGAGATTCCtcaattcttcaattttcagCAGCAAACCCAGTTGACAATGAAGATGCGAGAACTTCGAATGGACAGGAATTGATCAATTCTCTTTCAATGAGCAAGAGAAAGACTACCAGTTGGTCGAGCAAGATGAGTGAAGATTCCAATAGTTTTCCGAGCATTGAATCTACAATTCATTTCGATGCGATTTCCCAAAGAAATCGGAGCCCTGTAATTGATCCCAGTGCTAATTACTCGTATGATAATCACTTTGATTTGGGAACGGACAATGCAACTGGACTGCCTTACCTGCAGCCCCGCGATAAAAAGCCTAAATTGGACAGTGATCTAGACTTTCAAGAATCAGTTTACCACAAACCTCATTATGAATTTAGGGAAATTGCAGAGGATTATGGGAAGGGGCAATTCCCTGCCGAATTCAACATAGATTGGTCAAACTGCGACATAAAATCCATGGTAAAATCACTCATTAAATCTACCGAAGGAGTTATTCCACCACCATCGGAACCTGTCTGTGTCGAAGAGGCAACCCTAGAGGCCGAGACACAGTTCCCAAAGGCCCTTCAAGCAGAAGGTCCATCAAAATCTGACACAGACGAAGACAATCAAACCGAGCTACAAAAACGGATAATTCAGAACTTGGAGCAAATCCGGCAAAAGGCTAAACCATTTGAGAAAGAAATAGAAGATTTCACAGAACTTGAAGATAGCAACAAGCATTACTATATTGAAGAAAGTCTCAGGAGGTTAATTGATAAATTGGATGATCTCTATGATGATATAGGGGATGATCATATGCTTCGATTAAAGAGGAAGGAGGTCTATAGGTACATATTCCCTATGTTTGATGATTTGGACAACAAAGTGAAGTTTAACAGGAGTAGGATAGAGAACAACTTAATGGGGTAG